A segment of the Agromyces sp. H17E-10 genome:
AGCGGCCGACCTCGACCGCGTCGTCCTCGGTGACGGCTCCGCGCACCTCGATCGTGATGTCGTGGCTCGCACCCTCGGCGTCGGCCTGCAGCTGCGCCGCGAGGTCGAGGCAGGCCTCGCTGAGCGCCGCGGTGAAGACGCCCTCGTCGGGCACGATGCCCGAGGCGCCGCTCGCGAGGAGCGTCACCTGGTCGTTGGTCGACATGCAGCCGTCGGAGTCGAGCCGGTCGAAACTCACCCGAGTCGCCTGCCGCAGGGCGCGATCGAGCACGGATGCCTCGAGGTCGGCGTCGGTCGTGAGGACGACGAGCATCGTCGCGAGTCCGGGGGCGAGCATGCCCGCACCCTTGGCCATTCCGCCGATGCGCCAACCCTCGCCCTCGACGACGACCGTCTTGGGCTTCGTGTCGGTCGTCATGATCGCGCGTGCCGCGTCGTCCCCGGCGGCGCCGTCGGCTGCGAGCCGGTTCGCGGCGCTCAGCACGCCCTCCTCGAGGATCTCACCGTCGAGCTGGTCGCCGATGAGCCCGGTCGAGCAGACGAGCACGTCGCCGGCCGAGACGCCGAGCGCCGACGCCGCGGCCTCGGCCGTGCGATGGGTGACCTGGAACCCCTCGGGGCCCGTGAAGCAGTTGGCGCCGCCCGAGTTGAGCACGACGGCCGAGACGATGCCGTCCTTCGCGGCCTCCTTCGACCAGATGATGGGGTTGGCCTGGGCGCGGTTCGCGGTGAAGACGACGGCCGCCTGCTGCGACGGACCGCGGTTGACGACGACGGCGAGGTCGAGGGCGCCGGTGCGCTTGATGCCGGCGGCGATGCCGGAGGCTTCGAACCCTGCGGGTGCGGTGACGGTCACGGGGCGACTCCGTTCACGGGCAGGCCGGTCGACTCGGTGAGCCCGAGCGCGAGGTTCGCCGACTGGATGGCGGCACCCGCGGTGCCCTTGACGAGGTTGTCGACCGCGGTCACGACGACGACACGACCCGCGCGCTCGTCGATCGCGAGGCCCATGAGCGCCGTGTTCGCACCGAGCACGTCCGCCGTGCGCGGGAACTGCCCCTCGGGCAGCAGCTGCACGAATCGCTCCCCCGCGTAGGCGTCCTCCCAGGCCGCTCGGATCGCCGCGGTATCCGTGCCGGGCATGATGCGCGCCGTCGAGGTCGCGAGGATGCCGCGCGACATCGGCACGATCACCGGCGTGAACGACAGGGTCGGCTCGGCAGCGCCCGCCCAGCGGAGGGCCTGCTGCACCTCGGGGATGTGGCGGTGCACGCCGCCCACCGAGTACGGGTTCGCCGAGCCCAGGATCTCGGCCGCGAGCAGGTGGGCCTTCAGGCTCTTGCCCGCGCCGGAGGGACCGACGGCGAGGACCGAGACGAGGTCGCGGTCCTCGATGACGCCGGCGCGGATGCCGGGGGCGAGCGAGAGCGCGACCGTCGACGCGTTGCAGCCGGGGGCGGCGATGCGCTTCGCCTTCGCGAGTCGGTCGCGCTGCGTGCCGCTGAGGCGCGGCAGCTCGGGCACGCCGTACTCCCACGCCGGGTGGAAGTCGCCGCCGTAGAACTCGGCCCAGTCGGCCTTGCTCTCGAGGCGGTGGTCGGCACCGCAGTCGATGACGAGGGTGTCGGCGGGAAGCTCGGCGGCGATGGCGCCCGATGCACCGTGCGGCAGGGCGAGGAAGACGACGTCGTGGCCGGCGAGCGTCTCGGCCGTCGTCTCCTTCAACGTCAGGTGCGTGTAGGTGCGCAGGTGCGGCTGGACGGCTGCGAGCGGCTGGCCGGCGTTCGAATGGGCGGTCACGGTGCGGACCTGGAGCTCGGGATGATCGGCGAGCAGCCGCAGGATCTCTCCCCCGGCATAGCCGGACGCGCCGGAGACGGCGACGGAGTACGTCATGGAATCCACCTTAAGGGTCTGTGCGGTCGGGGCGATGTTCCGGCGACGCCCCGCGACAGCCCGCTAGGCCGTCGCAGGGGTCGCCGAGATTCGGCGCCCGCCACGGCGTCGGCTGCGCACGACCTCGACACGCGCGAGGCGTGCGGCGGCGAACCGGGTGATGGACATGGAACGACCCTATCGACGCGCTGTGGCGGCTCGCAAACCGGGGCGTCGCACGGCGTCACGCGGGGCGGGCGGCGTCGTGCGTTTCGCATCGATCCGCAAGCTCCGCGGCTCCGCAAATGAACGAGAGTGCAGTCGTCGCCCGTCTCAGGGCGAGGACTGCACTCTCGATGCTCGATGTGCGGCGCGCGCGACCTAGTCGCGGATCGCGGCTCCCGTGCGCTCCGTCGCCAACGCGGCGCCCGCGAGCTTCGCCTCGCTCGCCTCGGCCGCCGTCAGCGTGCGGTCCGCGGCGCGGAACCGCAGCGCGAAGGTGAGGCTCTTCGAACCCTCGGGCACGCCGTGGCCGCGGTAGTCGTCGACGAGTTCGAGGTGTTCGAGCAGCTCGCCCGCGCCCTCGCGCACCGCACCGGCGACCGTAGCCGCCGCGACATCGGCCGCGACGAGGAGCGAGAGGTCCTGCGTCGCCGCCGGAAACGTGCCGATGGGGCGCGCTTCGACCGACGGGTCGGCGGCTGCGATCACGGCGTCGAGGTCGAGCTCGGCGATCGCGACGACGCGCGGCAGGTCGTTCGCCTCCGCAAGCGCAGGGAGCAGTTCGCCCGCGAACCCCACGTGGCGACCGCCGACGCGCAGTTCGGCGGTGCGTCCGGGGTGGAACGCGTGGTGCGAGCCTTGGGCGATCTCGAGCTCGGCGCCCGTCGCCAGGGCGACACGGCGAGCCGCGTCGAGCGCGTCGGCGAGTCCGTACGGCTCGGCGGCGACGCCCGGCTGCTTCGAGACGCGATCGCCCACGAGGAGCACGCCGAGGTGGCGCGGCTGCGGCGGGATGCCCGCGTCGAGTGCGGTGAGCGTCGCGTCGTTCGGCTTCTCGTCGCCGGCAGGCAGCTCGGCCGAACCGTAGGCGCGCCCCGACTCCGGCAGGAACACGAGGCCGATCTCGAAGAGGTCGAGGTCCACGAGGCCGCGCGACCGGTTGCGCTTGGCCGCGGCGATGAGTCCGGGCACGAGCGAACGTCGCAGGAACGGCGTCGACTGGTCGAGCGCGTTCGCGAGCCGCACCGACGCGACCGGCGAGCCGTCGACGCTGCCGAACGTGCGGTTCTCCTCGTCGGTCGCGAACGGGAAGGTGAGCACCTCGACCGAGCCCGCCGCGGCGAGCGCGTCGGCGGTCTGGCGACGGAGTCGCTGCGAACGGGTCAGCCCGCGCCCCGGAGGGGCGACGGGCAGCACCGACGGGATGCGGTGGTAGCCGACGAGGCGGGCCACCTCTTCGGCCAGCTCCTCGCGGCCCGTGAGATCGGGACGCCATGCGGGCGGCACGACCGACCAGCCGCCGTCGACGCGCGTGAGCACACCGCCGATCTCGGCGAGCGCGTCGTGCACCTCGTCGCTCGTGTACTCGACGCCGATGACGCGGGACACGAAGCCGTCGGGCAACTCGATCGCCGCACGGTCGGGCGTCGTCTGGATGAGCGAGCCGCCC
Coding sequences within it:
- the argJ gene encoding bifunctional glutamate N-acetyltransferase/amino-acid acetyltransferase ArgJ yields the protein MTVTAPAGFEASGIAAGIKRTGALDLAVVVNRGPSQQAAVVFTANRAQANPIIWSKEAAKDGIVSAVVLNSGGANCFTGPEGFQVTHRTAEAAASALGVSAGDVLVCSTGLIGDQLDGEILEEGVLSAANRLAADGAAGDDAARAIMTTDTKPKTVVVEGEGWRIGGMAKGAGMLAPGLATMLVVLTTDADLEASVLDRALRQATRVSFDRLDSDGCMSTNDQVTLLASGASGIVPDEGVFTAALSEACLDLAAQLQADAEGASHDITIEVRGAVTEDDAVEVGRSVARNNLFKAAIFGNDPNWGRVLAAIGTTRAPFDPYLVDVSMNGVRVCHAGRPDRPRDEVDLTPRATHVLIELHAGAATATILTNDLTHDYVHENSAYAS
- the argC gene encoding N-acetyl-gamma-glutamyl-phosphate reductase; this translates as MTYSVAVSGASGYAGGEILRLLADHPELQVRTVTAHSNAGQPLAAVQPHLRTYTHLTLKETTAETLAGHDVVFLALPHGASGAIAAELPADTLVIDCGADHRLESKADWAEFYGGDFHPAWEYGVPELPRLSGTQRDRLAKAKRIAAPGCNASTVALSLAPGIRAGVIEDRDLVSVLAVGPSGAGKSLKAHLLAAEILGSANPYSVGGVHRHIPEVQQALRWAGAAEPTLSFTPVIVPMSRGILATSTARIMPGTDTAAIRAAWEDAYAGERFVQLLPEGQFPRTADVLGANTALMGLAIDERAGRVVVVTAVDNLVKGTAGAAIQSANLALGLTESTGLPVNGVAP
- the pheT gene encoding phenylalanine--tRNA ligase subunit beta encodes the protein MRVPLSWLAEYVELVPGTTPEDVHAALVKVGLEEEDVHTFELEGPIVVGEVLEFVEEPQTNGKTIRWCQVRVAPDGETAADGGDAVHGIVCGARNFFPGDKVVVTLPGAVLPGPFPIAARKTYGHVSDGMIASARELGLGDDHDGILRLSTLGIDAPVGSDAITLLGLDDAAIEINVTPDRGYAFSIRGVAREYAHATGAVFRDPVDQISATDASADGFPVVIDDRAPIRGNVASSAFATRIVRGVDASRPTPAWMISRLKLAGIRSLSVLVDITNYVMLELGQPIHGYDLDTLRGGIVVRRAEPGEPFTTLDGKQRTLHAEDIVVTDDRGPIGLAGVMGGAETEMSDTTQNVLIEAAVWDPVSIARTARRHKLPSEAAKRYERGIDPTIGAVAVARVAQLMVDLAGGNADEGGSLIQTTPDRAAIELPDGFVSRVIGVEYTSDEVHDALAEIGGVLTRVDGGWSVVPPAWRPDLTGREELAEEVARLVGYHRIPSVLPVAPPGRGLTRSQRLRRQTADALAAAGSVEVLTFPFATDEENRTFGSVDGSPVASVRLANALDQSTPFLRRSLVPGLIAAAKRNRSRGLVDLDLFEIGLVFLPESGRAYGSAELPAGDEKPNDATLTALDAGIPPQPRHLGVLLVGDRVSKQPGVAAEPYGLADALDAARRVALATGAELEIAQGSHHAFHPGRTAELRVGGRHVGFAGELLPALAEANDLPRVVAIAELDLDAVIAAADPSVEARPIGTFPAATQDLSLLVAADVAAATVAGAVREGAGELLEHLELVDDYRGHGVPEGSKSLTFALRFRAADRTLTAAEASEAKLAGAALATERTGAAIRD